From Cellulomonas fimi ATCC 484, a single genomic window includes:
- a CDS encoding monovalent cation/H+ antiporter complex subunit F produces the protein MIVVAVVCTVMLVVGAALAIVRAEKGPSMLDRTVALDVVVATMIVGVALYAAVHRRADVVPVLVVLSLVGFVGSVTIARFAAVEPEGEGRVRTREELAAEEAARVEEQREAQAHEHEEHHGGGAEGEVR, from the coding sequence ATGATCGTCGTCGCCGTCGTCTGCACCGTGATGCTCGTCGTGGGCGCCGCGCTCGCGATCGTGCGGGCCGAGAAGGGCCCGTCGATGCTGGACCGGACCGTCGCGCTGGACGTCGTCGTCGCGACCATGATCGTCGGCGTCGCGCTGTACGCCGCCGTGCACCGGCGGGCCGACGTGGTCCCGGTCCTCGTGGTGCTGTCCCTCGTGGGCTTCGTCGGCTCGGTGACGATCGCGCGGTTCGCGGCCGTCGAGCCCGAGGGGGAGGGCCGGGTGAGGACGCGCGAGGAGCTCGCCGCCGAGGAGGCCGCCCGGGTCGAGGAGCAGCGCGAGGCGCAGGCCCACGAGCACGAGGAGCACCACGGCGGCGGCGCCGAGGGGGAGGTCCGATGA
- a CDS encoding Na+/H+ antiporter subunit A: MLLLLAVHLAAALAAPALVRLLGRRAFWVLALAPASAAVWALTWTQQVQAGTGPVEQVEWIPALGLELTFRLDTLSWFMTLVVGGVGALVLVYCAGYFATSAHGLGRFGGVFVAFAGAMLGLVTADDMLLLFVFWELTTVMSYLLIGHYAERKASRRAAMQAIVLTTAGGLAMLVGLVLLGEAAGTYRLSEVVADPPVGTTTTVAVVCLLAGAATKSALLPFHFWLPAAMAAPTPVSAYLHAAAMVKAGVYLVARFAPAFGTDPVWRWTVVVLGCGTLLLGGYRALRQHDLKLVLAFGTVSQLGLLVLLVGLGTQATALAGLAMIGAHAMFKAALFLVVGVVDAATGTRDLRRLSGVGKELPLTALAGGLATASMIGLPPFAGYVAKEAGLEALAHLDEGALGPVVLTAVAVGSALTVAYGLRLWWGAFSTKPAVLPATAAPDPASGPRLDEGARPDEPPAPITHPTLLLVWPAMALAVLGVLVALLPHLGEDLLLPYAETYPVGEPGHLVLWAGFTPVLALTVGILVVGALLFGARARVERWQSGLYRGPEADQVYRRFMRRLDDVAADVTAVSQRGSLPLYLGIVLLVFVVSVGSVLLTQTSVPTAVVPWDHPGQLVFAAVAAVSAILAARARRRLKAVILLGIGGYAVAGLFLLHGAPDLALTQVLVETVTLVVFVLVLRRLPPYFSDRPLAASRWLRLGIGLAAGLTVAGIALVAPGARVHLPVSEHFAEEAVAWGGGKNIVNVTLVDIRAWDTMGEISVLLVAATGVASLVFLSRRGGAIFRADDAPADRAVWGGSTDPMAALRRPPGTPARSDAPSSSARDRQWLSAVRTLAPQRRSVVFEVVVRLLFHTMIVYSVYLLFSGHNAPGGGFAAGLVTGIALVVRYLAGGRYELGEAAPVQPGLLLGLGLFLSAGVGLVAQLAGGSVLQSWIVDIHLPVIGDLHLVTSLFFDVGVYLVVVGLVLDILRSLGAEIDRRAETGEDDTSEEPTADRAFAERGGPGR, from the coding sequence GTGCTGCTGCTGCTCGCCGTGCACCTCGCAGCAGCCCTTGCCGCGCCCGCCCTGGTCAGGCTCCTGGGCCGCCGCGCGTTCTGGGTGCTGGCGCTCGCGCCGGCGTCGGCCGCCGTGTGGGCGCTCACGTGGACGCAGCAGGTGCAGGCCGGGACGGGGCCCGTCGAGCAGGTCGAGTGGATCCCGGCGCTCGGGCTCGAGCTGACGTTCCGGCTCGACACCCTGTCGTGGTTCATGACGCTCGTCGTGGGCGGCGTCGGGGCCCTCGTCCTCGTGTACTGCGCGGGCTACTTCGCGACGTCCGCGCACGGGCTGGGCCGGTTCGGCGGGGTGTTCGTCGCGTTCGCGGGCGCGATGCTCGGCCTGGTCACGGCCGACGACATGCTCCTGCTGTTCGTGTTCTGGGAGCTGACGACGGTGATGTCGTACCTGCTCATCGGGCACTACGCGGAGCGCAAGGCGAGCCGTCGCGCGGCGATGCAGGCGATCGTGCTCACCACCGCGGGCGGGCTGGCGATGCTCGTCGGCCTCGTCCTGCTCGGCGAGGCGGCGGGCACGTACCGGCTCTCGGAGGTCGTCGCGGACCCGCCGGTCGGCACGACAACGACGGTCGCGGTCGTGTGCCTGCTCGCGGGTGCGGCGACGAAGTCCGCGCTGCTGCCGTTCCACTTCTGGCTGCCCGCCGCGATGGCCGCGCCGACGCCCGTGAGCGCCTACCTGCACGCGGCGGCGATGGTCAAGGCCGGCGTGTACCTCGTCGCGCGGTTCGCGCCCGCGTTCGGGACCGACCCCGTGTGGCGGTGGACCGTCGTCGTGCTGGGCTGCGGCACGCTGCTGCTCGGCGGGTACCGCGCGCTGCGGCAGCACGACCTCAAGCTCGTGCTCGCGTTCGGCACCGTGAGCCAGCTCGGGCTGCTGGTGCTGCTCGTCGGGCTCGGCACGCAGGCGACCGCGCTCGCGGGCCTCGCGATGATCGGCGCGCACGCGATGTTCAAGGCGGCGCTGTTCCTCGTCGTCGGCGTCGTGGACGCGGCGACCGGCACGCGTGACCTGCGGCGGCTGTCGGGCGTCGGCAAGGAGCTGCCGCTGACGGCGCTCGCGGGCGGCCTCGCGACGGCGTCGATGATCGGCCTGCCGCCCTTCGCGGGGTACGTCGCCAAGGAGGCGGGCCTCGAGGCGCTCGCGCACCTCGACGAGGGTGCGCTCGGCCCGGTCGTGCTGACCGCGGTCGCGGTCGGGTCGGCCCTGACGGTCGCGTACGGCCTGCGGCTGTGGTGGGGCGCGTTCTCGACCAAGCCCGCGGTGCTCCCGGCGACGGCGGCGCCCGACCCGGCCAGCGGCCCGCGGCTCGACGAGGGCGCCCGCCCGGACGAGCCCCCCGCACCCATCACGCACCCGACGCTGCTGCTCGTGTGGCCCGCGATGGCGCTCGCGGTGCTCGGCGTGCTCGTGGCGCTGCTGCCGCACCTCGGCGAGGACCTGCTGCTGCCGTACGCGGAGACCTACCCCGTCGGCGAGCCCGGGCACCTCGTGCTGTGGGCCGGGTTCACGCCGGTGCTCGCGCTGACCGTGGGCATCCTCGTCGTCGGTGCGCTCCTGTTCGGTGCTCGCGCGCGCGTCGAGCGCTGGCAGTCCGGCCTCTACCGCGGGCCCGAGGCGGACCAGGTGTACCGCCGCTTCATGCGCCGGCTCGACGACGTCGCGGCCGACGTCACGGCCGTCTCGCAGCGCGGCTCGCTCCCGCTGTACCTGGGGATCGTGCTGCTCGTCTTCGTCGTCTCGGTCGGCAGCGTGCTGCTCACGCAGACGTCCGTCCCGACGGCGGTCGTGCCGTGGGACCACCCGGGCCAGCTCGTGTTCGCCGCGGTCGCCGCGGTGTCGGCGATCCTCGCGGCCCGCGCGCGCCGGCGGCTCAAGGCGGTCATCCTGCTCGGGATCGGCGGCTACGCGGTCGCGGGCCTGTTCCTGCTGCACGGCGCACCCGACCTCGCGCTGACGCAGGTCCTCGTCGAGACCGTGACGCTGGTCGTGTTCGTGCTGGTGCTGCGCCGCCTGCCCCCGTACTTCTCGGACCGGCCGCTGGCGGCCAGCCGGTGGCTGCGGCTCGGCATCGGGCTCGCGGCGGGCCTGACCGTCGCCGGGATCGCGCTCGTCGCACCGGGCGCCCGCGTGCACCTGCCGGTCTCCGAGCACTTCGCGGAGGAGGCCGTCGCGTGGGGCGGCGGCAAGAACATCGTCAACGTGACCCTCGTCGACATCCGCGCGTGGGACACCATGGGCGAGATCTCGGTCCTGCTCGTGGCCGCGACGGGTGTCGCGTCGCTCGTGTTCCTCTCGCGCCGCGGCGGGGCGATCTTCCGTGCCGACGACGCGCCCGCCGACCGTGCCGTGTGGGGCGGCAGCACGGACCCGATGGCCGCGCTGCGGCGCCCCCCGGGAACGCCCGCACGTTCCGACGCGCCGTCGTCGTCCGCACGGGACCGCCAGTGGCTCAGCGCGGTCCGCACGCTCGCGCCCCAGCGCCGGTCCGTGGTGTTCGAGGTCGTCGTCCGGCTGCTGTTCCACACGATGATCGTGTACTCCGTCTACCTGCTGTTCTCCGGCCACAACGCGCCCGGCGGCGGCTTCGCCGCGGGGCTCGTCACGGGCATCGCGCTGGTCGTCCGCTACCTCGCGGGCGGCCGGTACGAGCTCGGCGAGGCAGCCCCCGTGCAGCCCGGTCTGCTGCTGGGTCTCGGGCTGTTCCTGTCCGCGGGCGTCGGTCTCGTCGCGCAGCTCGCGGGCGGGTCGGTGCTGCAGTCCTGGATCGTCGACATCCACCTGCCCGTGATCGGCGACCTCCACCTGGTCACGAGCCTGTTCTTCGACGTGGGCGTCTACCTCGTCGTCGTCGGCCTCGTGCTCGACATCCTGCGCAGCCTGGGCGCCGAGATCGACCGGCGTGCCGAGACCGGCGAGGACGACACGTCCGAGGAGCCGACCGCCGACCGGGCGTTCGCCGAGCGCGGAGGGCCGGGCCGATGA
- the mnhG gene encoding monovalent cation/H(+) antiporter subunit G translates to MNHWWDTLADVVSMVCLLGGSLLALAAGVGALRFPDLLSRMHAATKPQVLGLVLCLVGLALRLRSGGAVWALVLVAVFQMLTAPVAAHMVGRAGYRTGKVRSDLLVVDELTRDLERADADAAAAGAPDPSADRRREPGRDDIGPL, encoded by the coding sequence ATGAACCACTGGTGGGACACCCTCGCGGACGTCGTGTCGATGGTCTGCCTGCTCGGCGGGTCGCTGCTCGCGCTCGCGGCCGGCGTCGGCGCGCTGCGGTTCCCCGACCTGCTGTCGCGCATGCACGCCGCGACGAAGCCGCAGGTCCTCGGGCTCGTGCTGTGCCTCGTCGGGCTCGCGCTGCGGCTGCGGTCGGGCGGCGCGGTGTGGGCGCTCGTGCTCGTCGCCGTCTTCCAGATGCTCACCGCGCCCGTCGCCGCGCACATGGTCGGCCGGGCCGGGTACCGGACCGGCAAGGTCCGCAGCGACCTCCTGGTCGTCGACGAGCTCACGCGCGACCTGGAGCGGGCGGACGCCGACGCCGCCGCGGCCGGTGCGCCCGACCCGTCCGCCGACCGCCGACGCGAGCCGGGACGCGACGACATCGGGCCGCTGTGA
- a CDS encoding DUF4235 domain-containing protein — translation MADKQSTIARLVGVGAALGAAWVAQQAINQAWKAASGHKPPKPEDEGDARLAEVVAAAALTGALVAVARVLATRGTAKFTSQTSAGRELVD, via the coding sequence ATGGCGGACAAGCAGTCGACCATCGCCCGGCTCGTCGGTGTCGGCGCCGCCCTGGGCGCGGCGTGGGTCGCGCAGCAGGCGATCAACCAGGCGTGGAAGGCCGCGAGCGGTCACAAGCCGCCGAAGCCGGAGGACGAGGGCGACGCGCGCCTGGCGGAGGTCGTCGCGGCGGCCGCGCTCACGGGTGCGCTCGTCGCGGTCGCGCGCGTGCTGGCGACGCGCGGCACGGCGAAGTTCACGTCGCAGACGTCGGCGGGCCGCGAGCTGGTCGACTGA
- a CDS encoding Na+/H+ antiporter subunit E has product MSLHPRRARWRTQWATVVWLTAVWVLLWGDLSVGNVLAGLGLALLVTTGLRMTPIQFGGRVRPVAVVALVGRFVLDLVRASAEVSAIALRPRYQPHGAVIGVQLRSHSDLYLTLTAELCSLVPGSLVVEAHRLTGMLYLHVLDVRTSGGIEGARQAVLDQEERVLRAFASDEELRAAGVPT; this is encoded by the coding sequence ATGAGCCTGCACCCCCGCCGCGCGCGCTGGCGCACCCAGTGGGCGACCGTCGTCTGGCTGACCGCCGTGTGGGTCCTGCTGTGGGGCGACCTGTCGGTCGGCAACGTCCTGGCCGGGCTGGGCCTCGCCCTGCTCGTGACGACGGGCCTGCGGATGACGCCCATCCAGTTCGGCGGGCGGGTCCGCCCCGTCGCGGTCGTGGCGCTCGTCGGCCGGTTCGTCCTCGACCTGGTGCGCGCGTCCGCCGAGGTCAGCGCCATCGCGCTGCGGCCCCGCTACCAGCCGCACGGCGCCGTCATCGGCGTCCAGCTGCGCAGCCACTCCGACCTGTACCTCACGCTCACCGCCGAGCTGTGCTCGCTCGTGCCCGGCTCGCTCGTCGTCGAGGCGCACCGGCTCACCGGCATGCTGTACCTGCACGTGCTCGACGTCAGGACGAGCGGCGGGATCGAGGGCGCGCGGCAGGCCGTCCTGGACCAGGAGGAGCGCGTGCTGCGCGCGTTCGCGTCCGACGAGGAGCTGCGCGCCGCGGGGGTGCCCACATGA
- a CDS encoding phytoene desaturase family protein: MVAKRDVVVVGSGPNGLAAAVTLARAGLGVTVLEAQPTVGGGARTLDLGLADGVVHDVCSAVHPMAWASPFFRGFDLRARGVELLTPEVSFAQPLPDGRAGIAYHDLDRTVVGLEDDGPAWREVVGRLAEHADHVVRLAMGDKRSIPPGLLPGGVPTAARFGWQVLEQGTTWGRRFRGDVAPALLTGVAAHAISPLPSLAGAGTALLLAALGHAGAGWPVPRGGSGAIVAALVADLEAHGGEIRTGHRVAHAGDLPPAHAYLFDTTPRTVVDVLGDRLPARHRAALRRFRYGNAAAKVDFVLSGPVPWAVPEVGRAGTVHLGGTRDEMIAAEADVHAGRHAERPMTLLSDPTVVDDSRRVGGLRPLWTYAHVPAGSDVDVTEAVTAHVERYAPGFRDVVVASRCVPAAHMSTHNENYVDGDICAGATTMWQMFARPTPTRDPYATGRDGVYLCSASTPPGPGVHGLSGWFAARRVLREVFCTTQRPSLAPAAGADLWPDI; the protein is encoded by the coding sequence ATGGTGGCGAAGCGCGACGTCGTGGTGGTCGGGTCCGGGCCGAACGGGCTCGCCGCCGCCGTCACGCTCGCGCGGGCCGGGCTCGGCGTCACCGTCCTGGAGGCGCAGCCCACCGTCGGGGGCGGCGCGCGGACCCTCGACCTGGGCCTCGCGGACGGTGTCGTGCACGACGTCTGCTCCGCCGTGCACCCCATGGCGTGGGCGTCGCCGTTCTTCCGCGGCTTCGACCTGCGCGCGCGGGGTGTCGAGCTGCTCACCCCCGAGGTGTCGTTCGCGCAGCCGCTGCCCGACGGCCGGGCCGGGATCGCGTACCACGACCTCGACCGCACGGTCGTGGGTCTCGAGGACGACGGCCCCGCGTGGCGCGAGGTCGTCGGGCGGCTCGCCGAGCACGCGGACCACGTCGTCCGGCTCGCGATGGGCGACAAGCGCAGCATCCCGCCCGGCCTGCTGCCCGGCGGCGTCCCGACCGCGGCGCGGTTCGGGTGGCAGGTGCTCGAGCAGGGCACGACGTGGGGCCGGCGGTTCCGCGGCGACGTCGCACCCGCGCTGCTCACCGGTGTCGCCGCGCACGCGATCTCGCCGCTGCCGTCCCTCGCGGGCGCGGGCACCGCGCTCCTGCTCGCGGCCCTCGGGCACGCCGGGGCGGGCTGGCCGGTCCCCCGCGGCGGGTCGGGCGCGATCGTCGCCGCGCTCGTCGCCGACCTCGAGGCGCACGGCGGCGAGATCCGGACCGGGCACCGCGTCGCGCACGCCGGGGATCTGCCGCCCGCGCACGCCTACCTGTTCGACACCACGCCGCGCACGGTCGTCGACGTGCTCGGCGACCGGCTGCCCGCCCGGCACCGCGCCGCGCTGCGCCGGTTCCGGTACGGCAACGCCGCCGCCAAGGTCGACTTCGTCCTGTCCGGCCCCGTGCCCTGGGCCGTCCCCGAGGTGGGCCGCGCCGGCACCGTGCACCTCGGCGGCACGCGCGACGAGATGATCGCCGCCGAGGCGGACGTGCACGCCGGCCGGCACGCCGAGCGGCCCATGACCCTGCTGAGCGACCCGACCGTCGTCGACGACTCGCGCCGCGTCGGCGGCCTGCGCCCGCTGTGGACGTACGCCCACGTGCCCGCCGGCTCCGACGTCGACGTGACGGAGGCCGTCACCGCGCACGTCGAGCGGTACGCGCCCGGCTTCCGCGACGTCGTCGTCGCGTCCCGCTGCGTCCCCGCGGCGCACATGAGCACGCACAACGAGAACTACGTCGACGGCGACATCTGCGCCGGTGCGACGACCATGTGGCAGATGTTCGCGCGCCCCACGCCGACGCGGGACCCCTACGCGACCGGGCGCGACGGCGTCTACCTGTGCTCGGCGTCCACCCCGCCCGGGCCGGGCGTGCACGGCCTGTCCGGGTGGTTCGCGGCGCGCCGCGTCCTGCGCGAGGTGTTCTGCACGACGCAGCGCCCGTCGCTCGCCCCCGCCGCCGGCGCCGACCTCTGGCCGGACATCTGA
- a CDS encoding Na(+)/H(+) antiporter subunit C: MIDMSPNLVLVAAIAVLVTAGVYLLLERSLSRVLVGVVLLGNGANLLFLVAGGAAGRPPIVGATPEGRMSDPLPQAMVLTAIVITLGLSAFLLAMAYRSWQLHRHDEVQDDVEDRRIARLAAIDERATTDDDTEGTGGPTLDEEAAEIRDETDEGAPARTAAEEASR, from the coding sequence ATGATCGACATGAGCCCCAACCTCGTCCTGGTCGCCGCGATCGCGGTGCTCGTGACGGCGGGCGTCTACCTGCTGCTCGAGCGGAGCCTGTCGCGCGTCCTGGTCGGCGTCGTGCTGCTCGGCAACGGCGCGAACCTGCTGTTCCTGGTCGCGGGCGGCGCCGCCGGCCGGCCCCCGATCGTCGGCGCGACGCCCGAGGGGCGGATGAGCGACCCGCTGCCGCAGGCGATGGTCCTCACCGCGATCGTCATCACCCTCGGCCTGTCCGCGTTCCTGCTGGCCATGGCGTACCGGTCGTGGCAGCTGCACCGTCACGACGAGGTGCAGGACGACGTCGAGGACCGCCGCATCGCGCGGCTCGCCGCCATCGACGAACGCGCCACGACCGACGACGACACCGAGGGCACCGGCGGTCCCACCCTCGACGAGGAGGCCGCCGAGATCCGCGACGAGACCGACGAGGGCGCACCCGCGCGCACGGCAGCAGAGGAGGCGAGCCGATGA
- a CDS encoding thiamine ABC transporter substrate-binding protein — translation MASLSRRTAPALAPLAALTLALAGCSAIGGGEAAPTSSGDPARTTVTLVTHDSFGLSDGLIETFEQQTGMTVEIVQPGDAGALVNQLVLTKDAPLGDLVFGIDNTFASRAVEEGVVESFTPDVPAAEDAAQYAVEGSDALTAIDFGDVCLNVDHAWFTEHGVAEPATLDDLTRPEYKDLLVVPSAVTSSPGLAFLLATVGAKGEDGWEAYWQALVANGVKVSEGWSDAYYTDFSGGGGDGPRPVVLSYASSPPFTVPEGGEEPTTGALLDTCFRQVEYAGVLTGAANPEGARQLLTFLLSDEVQADIPTSMYMYPVSSAVDLPEEWARWAPLAQEPFEVAPADVDAHREEWLATWSEIVAG, via the coding sequence ATGGCGAGCCTGTCCCGCCGTACCGCCCCCGCCCTCGCGCCCCTCGCGGCGCTCACCCTGGCTCTCGCCGGCTGCTCCGCGATCGGTGGCGGCGAGGCTGCGCCGACGTCGTCCGGCGACCCCGCCCGGACGACCGTCACGCTCGTCACGCACGACTCCTTCGGGCTGTCCGACGGGCTGATCGAGACGTTCGAGCAGCAGACCGGCATGACGGTCGAGATCGTCCAGCCCGGTGACGCGGGCGCGCTCGTGAACCAGCTCGTTCTGACCAAGGACGCGCCCCTGGGCGACCTCGTGTTCGGCATCGACAACACGTTCGCGTCGCGCGCGGTCGAGGAGGGCGTCGTCGAGTCGTTCACGCCCGACGTGCCCGCCGCCGAGGACGCCGCGCAGTACGCGGTCGAGGGCTCGGACGCGCTCACCGCGATCGACTTCGGCGACGTGTGCCTCAACGTCGACCACGCGTGGTTCACGGAGCACGGCGTCGCGGAGCCGGCGACGCTCGACGACCTGACGCGCCCCGAGTACAAGGACCTGCTGGTCGTGCCGAGCGCCGTCACGTCCTCGCCCGGCCTCGCGTTCCTGCTGGCGACCGTCGGCGCGAAGGGCGAGGACGGCTGGGAGGCGTACTGGCAGGCGCTCGTCGCCAACGGCGTCAAGGTGTCCGAGGGCTGGTCGGACGCGTACTACACCGACTTCAGCGGCGGCGGCGGCGACGGTCCGCGGCCCGTCGTGCTGTCGTACGCGTCGTCCCCGCCGTTCACCGTGCCCGAGGGCGGCGAGGAGCCCACGACGGGCGCGCTGCTCGACACGTGCTTCCGGCAGGTGGAGTACGCGGGGGTCCTGACCGGCGCGGCCAATCCCGAGGGTGCGCGCCAGCTGCTCACGTTCCTGCTGTCCGACGAGGTGCAGGCCGACATCCCGACGTCGATGTACATGTACCCCGTGAGCAGCGCGGTCGACCTGCCGGAGGAGTGGGCCCGCTGGGCGCCGCTCGCGCAGGAGCCGTTCGAGGTCGCACCCGCCGACGTCGACGCGCACCGCGAGGAGTGGCTCGCGACGTGGTCGGAGATCGTCGCGGGGTGA
- a CDS encoding Na+/H+ antiporter subunit D, whose protein sequence is MTDWTWLVPLPVVVPLSAAGLALALYRRPTLQRVVSVVALTIVVVVSGALLVLADEGPLVVDVGDWAAPVGINLVVDRLAALMLTVSATVTLCVLLYSLAQGQEDDEESAPISIFHPTYLVLTAGVANAFLSGDLFNIYVGFEILLAASFVLLTLGGTRERIRAGTIYVVMALLSSVLFLVALAATYAATGTVNLAQLALRLPEIDPGVRLLLQVLLVLAFAIKAAVFPLSAWLPDSYPTAPAPVTAVFAGLLTKVGVYAIIRTQTLLFPEGRLDDVLMWAALATMVVAILGAVAQDDIKRLLSFTLVSHIGYMVFGIALSTDAGWTAAIYYVAHHITVQTALFLVVGLVERVGGSTSLTRLGGLAKIAPVLAVLFFVPAMNLAGIPPLSGFLGKLGLLEAGVQVGTPLAYVLVAGSVVTSLLTLYALVKAWNKAFWQVPEEQRPPTHLPFGMVGPAAALIVAGLVLTFAAGPLYAYTERAAAALAERTPYVDAVLPDGKRGKGVSVDVTEEAAHGDDAGEGHG, encoded by the coding sequence ATGACCGACTGGACCTGGCTCGTCCCGCTGCCGGTGGTCGTGCCGCTGTCCGCCGCGGGCCTCGCGCTCGCGCTGTACCGCCGCCCGACGCTGCAGCGCGTCGTCAGCGTCGTCGCGCTCACGATCGTGGTCGTCGTCTCGGGGGCGCTGCTCGTCCTGGCCGACGAGGGGCCGCTCGTCGTCGACGTGGGCGACTGGGCCGCGCCCGTCGGGATCAACCTCGTCGTCGACCGGCTCGCGGCGCTCATGCTCACCGTCTCCGCGACCGTCACCCTGTGCGTCCTGCTGTACTCCCTCGCGCAGGGCCAGGAGGACGACGAGGAGTCCGCGCCGATCTCGATCTTCCACCCGACGTACCTCGTGCTGACCGCGGGCGTCGCGAACGCGTTCCTGTCCGGGGACCTGTTCAACATCTACGTCGGCTTCGAGATCCTGCTCGCCGCGTCGTTCGTGCTGCTCACGCTCGGCGGCACGCGCGAGCGGATCCGGGCGGGGACGATCTACGTCGTCATGGCGCTGCTGTCGTCCGTGCTGTTCCTCGTCGCGCTCGCCGCGACGTACGCCGCGACGGGCACGGTCAACCTCGCGCAGCTCGCGCTGCGGCTGCCCGAGATCGACCCCGGCGTGCGCCTCCTCCTGCAGGTGCTGCTGGTCCTCGCGTTCGCGATCAAGGCCGCCGTCTTCCCCCTGTCCGCATGGCTGCCCGACTCCTACCCGACCGCCCCCGCACCCGTCACCGCCGTGTTCGCGGGCCTGCTCACCAAGGTCGGCGTGTACGCGATCATCCGCACCCAGACGCTGCTGTTCCCCGAGGGGCGGCTCGACGACGTCCTCATGTGGGCGGCGCTGGCCACGATGGTCGTCGCGATCCTCGGCGCCGTCGCGCAGGACGACATCAAGCGTCTGCTGTCGTTCACCCTGGTCAGCCACATCGGGTACATGGTGTTCGGCATCGCCCTGTCCACCGACGCCGGGTGGACCGCGGCGATCTACTACGTCGCCCACCACATCACCGTGCAGACCGCGCTGTTCCTCGTCGTCGGGCTCGTGGAGCGCGTCGGCGGGTCGACGTCGCTGACCCGCCTCGGGGGCCTGGCGAAGATCGCGCCCGTGCTGGCCGTGCTCTTCTTCGTGCCCGCGATGAACCTCGCGGGAATCCCGCCGCTGTCGGGGTTCCTGGGCAAGCTCGGGCTGCTCGAGGCCGGCGTGCAGGTCGGCACGCCGCTCGCGTACGTCCTCGTCGCCGGATCCGTCGTGACGTCGCTGCTCACCCTGTACGCGCTGGTCAAGGCGTGGAACAAGGCGTTCTGGCAGGTCCCCGAGGAGCAGCGCCCGCCGACCCACCTGCCGTTCGGCATGGTCGGCCCCGCCGCTGCGCTCATCGTCGCCGGGCTCGTCCTCACGTTCGCCGCGGGGCCGCTGTACGCGTACACCGAGCGGGCGGCCGCGGCCCTGGCCGAGCGCACGCCCTACGTCGACGCGGTGCTGCCCGACGGCAAGCGCGGCAAGGGCGTGTCGGTCGACGTGACGGAGGAGGCCGCGCACGGCGACGACGCGGGGGAGGGCCACGGATGA